The Gymnogyps californianus isolate 813 chromosome 3, ASM1813914v2, whole genome shotgun sequence genomic sequence GAGACACTTTAATTcttgcaaatgcagaaaacttACTTCTCTAATAAGCTTGCGAGCATGGATGAGCTAAGCACCCAGTTCCTTTCTCTTCACCAAGCCGTTGTAAACCACACCCTATCCTCTATCAGTCAGCCCCGTTTGCTTAAAAGTATAGTGATAAGCGCAGCTCTGGCTCGTGAATGAACTGTTTCTTCAGAAGAGGAGACTGGAGTCCCAGGTTTCCTACATGGCAGCAGTAGCTGCCTTGACTTCTCCCTGGCAGCATTCTGAGTATGTGGCCAAACTTGTCCAATAGGCAGGTGTTTTCATCGGAAACATGACTAAGTTAGATAAAATAGTTCCCAGAAGCaatggaaatgcaaatttttttgcaattaaTTGCTCAAATACGTGGTTAGTAGAACAGATACATGCTGTACTGACATCTGTTGTGCAGCTTCAGCCGTCCATGTTCGAGACTATATTGCAGAAAAGCAACTGTCTTGTACGAGGTTGGGAGCGTTTGCCTTGTAGAGGTATTCTCTTGGAAAGGAATCTAGGAAGAATgaagtaaagcaaaaagaaagatctttctGGCACAATTGTTCATTTGTATTTACTTTTGCATtgttaaggggaaaaagaaaagactgttaAAATGCCATTATATTCTATGTTACCTCTCTGGACTTACTACACAAGTTATACAATTGTTCCATGCAAAATGTAGTGTTAATACAGCACTAAAGTTTGAGATTATCAAGTACTCAGGAAGTACATTAAGGCATAAAGCTTATCTTTCTACCTGCCTGTACTTAGTTCTTATAATATTATCTTTATACAAcataaaaatgatgaaatataaaCTGGAAATATATACAAAGGCCTACAGTTATTTTAGTAGCTGGGTGCTCGGCAGGTATTCgttcttcactttcttttgcaCTCGGTATTCTTTAAGAGTGATCTATTTCAAAACAACCACGATTTCAAAGGACATATGACCAAGACAGGGTAAATAACTGATAGCCACGATTCCAAGTTAAAGAAAACTAATGTGCCTCTATACAGGACTCGGTTTTATCGTGTTGTTTCTCCTGTCCTGCCCCTTTGCTTCAGGTATTGAAAGATGGAGGGAAGTACTTTCTGGACACTCCCAATGAAGACTGTGGAAACTGGATGATGTTTGTCCGGCTAGCCCGGAACCAAGAAGAACAGACCCTTGTGGCTTATCAGCACTGTGGAGAAGTCTACTTCACAACTGTTAAGGTAGTTAAACCCACATTGCTGCACCAGTCATCCAAATGGAAATTTATAGGCAAAGGTTCTGAAAGGCTAACCCTTTTACAGATGAAAGATTGATTATATTTTGCCAACCGGATCTTTATTACATACCACCTTTTATATCACTTAATCGGTAGTAAAGCAAGCAGCGTACGGGGTTTTCCAGTAAAAGGTGGTGTGTACTGGCTGTTGTGGGTAGTGAAGAAActgagcagagggaagcagaaaTATCATTCATGACGGTGGAGTTTAAATGTGAGTGTTGTAAAGTTCTTCAGTTCCAGATAGGTACATGGTGAGATTATCTAGCATTGTTACATTCAACAGTACTTCATTCTGGAAAGAACAAACACATTCCCTTCCTTTATTACATTTTTGGACACAAGTTGTATTCTGAGCACATTACCAGGTGCTCAGGGACAGGGTGCTAAGTAGAATCTTTATGTACTATTTTCCACGCTCGTTAAATCTGAAGACTTAACTGCAGAACTTACAATACTGCAATGTTGCCGTGAAATGATCAGTTTATGTTAGAGATTCTGGACTGCATCTTTGTCTGAGGAGAGAGAACAAAGTACTCTGTATTTATAAATGACACTGAAACATACAgtcttgttttttgttgttttggcCACTTTCTCAGGCAAAGTTTGTTTTAATCAGAACTTAGTCTTTCGTACACTTAGGAAACTGAAGTCTATATATTGAACattcattgttttccttttttattcttaagtTAATGCTTGTATATCATTGTgagcaacattaaaaataaaaaaaagagataatatTAGTCAAAAGAAGTTACTGGGGGATTAAAATCCaacatttcaatttcatttcCAAGATTGGCACACATTTCTGTGGGATAGTAGTGTTTACTTTTGTTCCTCTGTTTATGTTGCTCCACCTGCacagtgagaaaaatatttaccacaCAGTGATTATGTGAGAATAAGTTAATAGTGATAACATTTTACACCTTCAGAGTCTTTTATAACAGTATGAAGTACAGTTGCTTTTggattaatattaaaataattatttttaaaaaataaaatcaatgtaaATAGGTACATACTAATCTGAGACATTGTTCAGGCTGTGTTTGAGATTCTGATGCAGTCCATACTATTTGAGAtttcaatttgattttaaatgcaAGCTATACTTGTAGAACTGACAGGATTGATAATATTATATTTGGGAAGCATgaacaaatgcttttctaaGAAGCTGTAGTTATGAACTGGTAACTTACAATGTCCAGTATAATTTAAATACTATTGAACCAGCtctctgctgacttcagcagaactCTGCTCATGAAGACTGTCTTAGGATGAGGAGTGTGTCTTGGAACCTTTACTGTGCTGTGTATCATAGGGAattactttggttttatttctcgtAAGTCCTAGTATCATTCACAGTACTGTGGCATCCTGCAGATTTTGTCCTGGTCAGCGAAAGTGATAGCCTTTTGCTACACTTAGGCACACCCTGCTGGTCAGGGCGTGAGGCTGCCTTAGGGCTGGTTATGAAGATATTTTCTCAAGATATTTTGAATAAAGTCTGTTAAGTTGGGAGTAGAAGGAGTGGCTCCTCTCTACACTGTTTTTACAAAGAGATGGGATTTTGGTGACATGAAATTGCAGCTACAAAAGCGTACATGTAAGTGGCATACTAACAGCACCATTAGCGTACTTGCTGACCTAACAACTGCAGTCCCTAGAAAtaagtgctttaaaaaagtgTAGAATTATGAGGAAGTAAAAATCATCCACGGTTGCTGTCTGTCTGATCATAAGAGAGTTTCACGTAGGTGCCGCCATAGCTTTCTCTTACTGTCACAGGTGAGACAGAGTAAATGACAACTCGTAGTGGATTTGGATACTGATGTTTCATCTCAGTTTTACTGAGATTAGAGCTTTACCTTACTTGACTGTTTCACACACTGATGCACTTGCTGTCCCTCCAAAGTCATATTGACTAGGTCTCAGCTTCCCACAGAGGAGATCGCCACTGGTCCAGGAATGTCAGGCAGAAAGTCATGACAGTATCATGCTGTACAGCTGTTTGTGGGTAGCAGTCTCAAGTGTCACTGGCCAAGGTCCCAGGGCATCCCCAGGCATTTGTCTCTGTGGAGCTCCCCCAGGCTTGGTTTTCTCCATGTAAATAGACTATATGCAGGAGCACAATGCATGATCGGCCTCCTAGTTGGTGGCTCTGCCTCGTGTCCTTTATTCAGTGGAGAATTCAGCACATACCATTTCTGTTTAGGCCAGGTGTTATCAAAACGTACAACCAAACCATACTGGTTGTGCTTGGGAGTTCAAAAGTTCAGGTTTTGACATTATACACACAATTACCTGTCATCTGTCAGCATTCACAATCTAAGTTGTCTTTCACCTACCATGCTTATCCAACACCGATGTTATAAAATAAGTGCATTTTAAGATGTCACATTTTGTGGAATAAGACTCAGCTGCTGTCCTTCCAGGCTAGTTTGTTCTTTTCAGTGGCACAAGTTTAGCTTAGTTAAAGTAAAACTACAAGTACAGTGCGGATTGGCTCTACCCCTGTTGCAACaatattgttttttattatagATGAAGAAAATTGTGTACAGGGCCAGGGAGTCATATACATCATGACCCCAAAGTtagttttctcctttgcttttaaataactAATAGATCTTTAGCCAGTGAGTGTAATCActcctctctttttctatttgctGTATTATTGACTGAAAGTATTTGTCAGAGGAGGTCATAGTCCAGTCCAAGGAAAGATTTGGGCAGGCATGACTGGATGGGAGACTGCAGATTATGGGCTCCCTTAATCCTGTGTGGGAAGGTTTCAGTGAAAGGAGGGCAGAGGTACAATAAAGCACACGCATAGCGAGCCTGACACGTTAGAGCCAGCGCATGGAAGTGCGCAAATTTGACTTGCGGTCCACATATTGATCAACTCTGCACCTGTGCTCAGTGAGCGCGACATATCCAGGAGGCATCCAAGCTGTTGTGCATTCACgatgcatttttcctttgctcgTACCCTGTAGTTAAGTGTTGCGTCCAGTGGGCTTTGAGACATCAAGGAACGGGCATGGGATATTGCTTGGAAAGACTGCTGGATGTCTGGACATCACAGACGATTACGTCTCACTGAGCAAAGGTCATGAGGGCTGAGGCACCCCTCCTGctactgcccccccccccccaaatctctGTACAtacacatttctgcttttagaaaCTGTGAAAGTGTCAAACCCTAGTGGACAGTAATGCTCAAAAAGTGCTTGAATCTTGAAACTAAGTTACCAATAATTTAAACAGATTCAAAGAATGCAACTTGGGTAAGGACAACAAATTGCACAGCCCCGCCCCTCCAATCTTCAGTATTATTTGGTATAGGAAAATTGGCACAAGTAAACACGTgctattttcttccattcacaGCCAATTGAACCCCATACAGAATTGAAAGTTTGGTATGCTGCTGATTATGCCAAATTTATGGAAGCTTCTGCAGTCTTCATTAAAGAAGAATCTGATGTCTGTCCTTTGCCTCCAGTAGCAGTAAGTACCCCTAACCTGCATTCAAGCCATCACCAGACATAGTAAATTATGGTTTATTTACATGCTCTCTCTGTTTATGTAACTCTGGTAATGCTAGGGTAGACCATAGAGTAGTTGGCTAACACAAAGCCAAGAACAATTTTAACCAAACAGCTACTCAGAGAAAggctgctcttcctctcctgtgtTTGTAATCCAATGGAGCTGTTAGATGTAGCCAGAAGTAAGTGGCACCAGTGGGATGTGTTGGGAAGACTTAAGATTGGCATTAATTTGTAGATAACCAAGCTGTCCAGCCTCAGACTTCTTTCACCAGTTCCCCCTTGTTATGCTCTGACCGGTTGGTCAGATAATTCACTGATTATTTCAGTCTTCCCTGTGCAACAACCCTGCTCTTCTAATCCCAATACCTTCCCCTCTGTATGATGGTAGGAATCCTTAAACTGATAGGAAAAGTTTGTTAAGTTTTGAAAACATGGCCATGAAGATTGGTACCTAAGCTAGAAGGAAATGTTAAACAGGGAATACAAATGAACCAGGAATTCAGAGGTGCTCCAGGAAGGGAAGTAACCCCGTTGCTGCTTTTGCATATGAGGCCTTCAGAGTATACCCCAGAAAGAAGGTGTGGGAGAGCCACAGCATCAGACATGGATAAGAGAGAGGAGGGCTCCATCTGTAAATAAAGACAGAGTGGACATAGCCTCACCATGCTCTCCAGAGCAAGCTAGCCCAAGAGCAAGGGAAAGTGAGGACAGTTTATGAGAAGCTTACGTAAAATGTAGAGACAGCTAAGGAACTACGTGGTCATGTATTAATTGGAAGTATGTTTCATCAgtgactggggtttttttgtaattgtttttcattgGAGTTTTTAGAATGTCAGTATTCAAAGTGAATTCAACTGAATCCAGTAGAGCTcttatttccacagaaataatACTTCCAAATAACGCATTGCTtgccaaaaaaatgttttaatgccTGTAAGTCAGGATAGGCTTGAGATCCCCAAACCTAAGGTGTTTCTTATTGAGTTTAAGAAAGTCTAATGGCAAATGTCAAGCTAAGTGAGGAAGCCTTTCCTGGAGGCGTTGACCATTGCTGTCTGGTAAAGCATGGAGTCAGCCCAAAACATAGGGAAATCCTGTATGGCTAAACTACATTTGTGTGCAGAAACCCACCCAATTTGTGTATGGTTGCAATAGCAGATAAGTTATGTTGGTCTAAGGATAAAGTACAATTTGCAACTCCTTTTATAAGAAATTCCATAAAAGGAACAAACGTAGAGACTTTGAAACTCAGTAAGCACAGATAAACAAAGGTGAAGGACTCAGGACTGTTACAGTAAATGCTAAACAAAAACATGGAAATCAGTATTTAGCCAAccattgttttttcctttgagtttgTAGACTCCTAGAGAGAATCCATTTCCAGTCAAACAGCTGTGTGGTAGTACATTGAAGTAAATATTGCCAAGGACAACGACAGGTCTTGGGAAAGCGCAGGAGAAGATGTAGGGTCAGTGAGAAGAATATGAGCTTTCCTTAGAACGGCTAATAAGACAGACCTGTTTCTGTTCTCATTGCAGAAAGAGCCTGTAGACCCTTGGATATGCTCCAGCTGTAGAAGCACTTTTGCaacttttgctttgctggaaTCTCACCAGTGCATCCATAAAGACCGAGTCCTTACCACCAGGTTCAGACCACCAAATAAATTGGGAcctgtaaaagcaaaaagcaaactcAAAGGGAAACTGAGAGGAGCGGCATTAGGCAAAAGCATTGCTCAGTGCTTTGGGACCATTTCCTGTTCCTCTGCTGCAAAGCTTAGCTGTGCCAGCTCAGGAAGCACTTGTGATGGTCTTGTGAGGTTTATACCTAAATGGAGAAACGGCCGGTCTTCACTGTTGAAGGGAAGAGAAGTGAAGAAGCCAGACAGTTACCCTTGCCAACTCTGTGGGAAGATATTTGATTCCATTGACAAGCTCACAGTCCACACTTACGCGCACAAAGGGGAGCGCCCCTACAAGTGTTCACAGCACGGATGCACAAAAGCCTTCATTTCCAAATATAAACTGCTCAGGTACATCTCTGAAGGCACTCCTTTTCTGGTGggtgtgtggggaaaaaaacaaggacatctttttcctttggggTGTCCTAGTGACAGTTAATCCCCGAGTTCCAGTTTTCATTATTCCTGTTTTGGTGGAATTGGAGAAAACTGGTCTCCCTCAATTGTGGTGGCTACTCAAAAAGATTATGTTGAGCAGTTTTAACCTATGCTATGCTTTATGATTAACACctacccccccccaaaaaaagttAGGCTTTTACTAATAATCTGAGAACTTGTGAAAATGCCTTCCTTTGAGAGTGCCAGTGTTTTCAAGTCTTAAACCTGCACTGTGTACTAGAGTGAATGTAAatgcaaataacttttttctctttttttgtcttaggCACTCAGCCACTCATTCTCCACAGAAATCTCACCAGTGTGGCTACTGTGAAAAGACCTTTCACAGGAAAGACCATCTAAAGAATCACCTTCAGACTCATGACCCTAACAAGATGGCCTTCAAGTGTGAAGAGTGTGGCAAGAAGTACAACACCAAGCTAGGCTATAAGAGACACTTGGCTCTTCATGCAGCCACCAGTGGGGACCTTACCTGTAGGGTATGTGCCCAGGAGTTTGGCGGTACTGAAGTTTTGTTGGAACACCTCAAAAGCCATGCAGGGAAACCAACAGGTAAtaccaaggaaaagaaacataagtGTGACCACTGTGAGCGTCACTTCTATACCCGTAAAGATGTGCGGCGTCACATGGTAGTTCACACAGGCTGCAAAGACTTTCTATGCCAGTTTTGTGCCCAGAGGTTTGGGCGGAAGGACCACTTGACTCGCCATACTAGGAAGACTCATCCACAAGAACTGCTGAAGAGCAGGTTGCAGAATGGTGACTCAATGGGTCTCCTTGACCAGCTTTTTCCATTCAGACTGAAGGAAGACACCAGCATACTGTCCCCTTTTCCTGAAAGGGTCTCTGTGCAGAATGGGATTTTGAATAGTTCAGAATCAGAGGAATACAACTGTTCACATCTTCATTCCCAGCCAAGCTTACAAACTGCTCTTCCTCTTGAACCTTCTCCTCATTTGCAAAGAATGGGCTGTGCAGACAGCCTTCCAGCTGTCCATCCCACACCATGCTCAACAGCCATTCCTGCCAACCTGAACCTTCATCAGCCTAATAAATACGACCTTAGTTCTACCTCATTTGCAGCAGGATCCCTCAAGAATTTACCAATAAAAGTGGATGTTAAAGGTTACAACGTGCATCTTCTTGAGGACCTGCCATTACCAGAACCTCAATCTCTCCACAAAATCAGTCTGGAAGAAGCTTCCTCAGGGCCTGTAGGGGATACGAACAGGTACCCAGTGCACAAGGagacagaggcagcagctgaaacTACGAGCCTGCCTTTCATGGATCTCACTCATGTGATGAGTTTCTGGCAGCTCCCACCAGGTGACAACCAGAACACTACTGGGGACATCACAATGGCATTTGGTCCAGAGGAACCATCACACAGGCTGAATGGCCTCGGCCAACAGCAAGGTCTTCAGCTGGCAACTGGTGGGATGGCCATAAACCAGCTGCATCATCTTCCTCGCTCCTTTCCATCCACTACAAATTCTGTAACGTTGCCTCATTTTCACCATGCCTTCAAATAACTATCaccatggggttttttttcctcctttttttaagaCTGTGCTTCTTCAATCTGTTAGGAtggggtggttttggttttgttttgtttttaagaaaaactgccccaaatgttttcaaagcacGTTATGAACCTGGTAGTTAAATTCAGGATGTTAATAAACAAGAAGATCTATTTTTCATACTACTATTAGTTTTTTAGCATATGGCAATAGTAGAACTAACATATTTCCCTCAACACCctctatatttttgtttcttaaccTTTCATGCAAACAACTGAATAAATATCTTCAATGATAGCAAAGCATCATAACAGGCTCAATGAAACTATGGCTGCTGCGGTAGGAGAAATAGGGTTAGGGTGAAcgggaagaagggggaaatcacagaaaaataattttaatgagcCATAAATCACAGCAAATTTATACACATGGCAAATGTAACAAACGATTTATCAACATCACATAGATTTCTGATAAACACTTAATTACTGAACTTTATGaatctttaatttaaatcagAATCATTCCAAGAGTAAATCTTACCTccttgtttcactttttttaaatgaagaagaTCACTGTTGTGATTATGTTTAactagattttgttttctgaagcgCAGTTCAGCTGTGTGCATctcctgcattttttcctaGGGCTGGAAATAACTACCACTTTTGCATTACTGTGTTAAGAACTGATGTCTTGTATATGTGCAGTTTTCAGAATGGGAAGTGAATTGTCTCAAAGGTTAGAGCAAAACATAAATTTTCACTTAGAGCTGGATCTGGCAAGGTATCAGACACTGATCTGTCTCTAGTAAAGCATACAAGCATTTGCTTAAATTTAAGCATATGTTATCCCATTGGGTCAACAGCTTGGTTGATTTAACAATCAATGAAAAACAATGCTTCCTACCTAAGGGGCCTTTATTCACCTTTTGTTGATAAAAATGGCCTTTGTTTAGTCTGGGAAATGATGATTAATCATAGCCATCTGAAATGTGGATTCCTTCACAGAAAGCCAACCCTGGCCCGGGGGAGCCTACGACCAAGCAGGACCTCTGTGGGGCCAGGGGCAGGTCCACGCACAGAAGGGTTGTGGTGGGGAGCTGACAGCGGGCCCTGTTCAAAACCAGGTTATGAACCTGCCTCACAAGCGTCGCCTGAAATTAGTGGGTGTGATAATGGTCAAGGCCATCTTAAGCACAGGGGTTTTGCTCAGTAGCGTTGGGACAGCTGCAGGTGGACGTCCAGCCCTTGTTTCTTCCAAACTAGAACCACGGgaacttttgtttgtttcctgggGTAAGTTGTCCATGTACATTTCCAGTTGACGGTGTGTTGGTGTGATAGTCCTATCACCTGCTGCATGAACTAGCAGAAATTGCAAAAATCACGTCTCCCAATAGatgacattattaaaaaaaaaaaaaagcccaaactcTTCACAATTTACTTTCTTGCCTAACCcatagttattaaaaaaaaaaaaaatcctggttttgGTGGATGATGCGGTTACTGCTGGATTCTGTTGCGGCTAAAACAGACAGAGAATTTCTGAATCTGAGTAAATTCTCGGACCCCCAGAGCTACTCTTCCATTAAGTCCAAAGACAGTTAATAGTACCTAATGATCATTATAAATATAACGTGAAGCAAGCATGTTCTCTTCTCCTCCATTAATCACAGGAATATTTCCAGACAgcttcaaataataaaaaatattttttaaatcattgctgttttgctgttgatGAACTACAATGACATTGTACAACTACAATGATCCGAATATTCTTACAAGTTTATCAGTACTTGGATTAAGGAAAGGTTGTATTATTGCAGTTCATGCAAGAATATATTCTTCAGATAACACTGTTGAGGGGTattttttgttatgaaaattTTTGGCATAAGGCAAACCAGAAGGAATTTTAAGATCATTCTTGTAATGacaacagcaggaggaagagcaggtgCTGCACAGTCATGCCCAGTTAGCAGTTGTTATTTAAATTACAAGTTCCAGAATAGGGAGAAGGTTGCAAACAATGTTATATGCACGTTCTACAGCTAGGCTTATATTTTCATCCAGACTTGGAAAGATGTGTGTATACTCACTTACTGCATTGTTTTCCTTGTTCATGCAAATTGTATTCACTTGGCTTCATCCAAGCTTATgtacttgtaaaaaaaaaaaaaaaaaacaacacaaaaacacCACAAATTTTGTAGCACTGCCTGATCATATACTGTTAATAgacattttgtcattttggtTTGTGCTTCTGTAAGAGGTGTAACTAATTACTGAAATACTTGTCTgtctttgaattaaaatgtgatgttaagaagaaaacattatgcGAACACTGAGCTAGACTGGCACCCATGTTCTTTCAGCTGCTTGACTAGCAGGGTGCCTGAGCTCTGAGCTGCCAAGAGAGGTGCTGCTGCCTGACCTCAGCCCCTTCTGAAACATGGAAAGATGCGTTGATGAGAGATGCTTAGCGTATGTAACTATGGGTTAAAGACCAAGTCTCAttcaagtaaaaagaaaataaccacttttgatattaaaatgcttaaaaagcaCATAATGATGGTGTCTACAAgtaaaacagagaagcaaaccTTAAATGTGTAATACTGCAGCTTTGACCCTTCagtccatttctttttccagattcTTGACATCATAAATGTAGAGGAAGCTGATGATGTCCCATCACAAGGGAAGGCAAGTTATTTCAAAAGGTTATGTTTgcagaaaacttgttttaaaatcctCACAACTCAGGAGATGATACCTCCCAAGTCATCTAATACTTAAAGTAGGGCTGGACTGTCTGATTGATAGCTTTTGTTAGGGGGACTTCTTTGAGCATTTTTGAGAGGCCATCAGTAGCTGAGGCTCAATAATGCTTTGTTTCTGGGCAAACAAATTCTGTGGGCTCAGTGGACCTGCCTGGTGTGGGCCTGAGTATCTCATTGCTGGAAGAGCAATAGTTTGCTTTTGGTGGGGGTAAGATCATAGGCAAGGCAGTGCTAAAGGAGAGGTGTGGAGACAGCAGCAAGTCCTCACCAGCGCTCCCTGGGCTTACCTGTGGTGTCTGAGAGgatggggctgcagcaggcgGGCAGGCGTGACTTCAGGCAGTGACAGTGGAGGAGGCAGCAAGAGCTGCAGGACATCTGTCTGGTGTCACGGCCTTTGGCTCATGCGGGGCTGCCACAGCACTGGTATGGGGAGAGGTGGCCCCACACATGCCAGGGGTACGGTGGAGGAAGAAGGCAGCCCAACCAGTGGCCggtcctccctcctctctggcACAGTCCGTTCTTCATCCAAATGGGAAAGGAGGATGCAAGGGCAGAGAGCTGGCATGGGGAAGGTAGGATAGACCATGGCATAGCAGCTAAGAGATGGAACAGAAAGATCTGACCCTCTGGGAAATCTTAGGATATTTTACCTCACATCCTAAtagaaaaatactcttttatCTGAACTATGCTTGAAAATCTGTGGAAGCAGAGCAATATGTGGCAGCTAAACAACAGAATTACTATAATCAAATGATACCATAAAATCGCGAAACTTAGTAAACATTTGGTATCGTACAAAAAATATactcattttattaaaaaaaaaaaggaagccatGTAAACCTGCTGAAATAATGTTAAGGAGCTAAAATCGTACTACATGGAACAAAAGACTCTGCATCCTCTATGTCAACACAAGTATTTCTGGCGCTCAGTTCCCATCCCCTATCAGAAACCatgttcatttcttcttccttcagttttatttatcaACTGTTCCTGTTGGGACTCTCCATTTTCTTAACCAATGAGTTGCTGTTAATTCCAGAGAGTGTTTCACAGCCAGTCTGAAATAATAGGATGGTACGTTCCATGTATTAATGATTGATTCATTTCCTGCTAGCAGAATTTTTAAGTAATCTTCTTCAATACACCATTCCTGCCCctataattatattttctgtaagaTACTGGAAAATGAGCTGTGAAATCAAACACTTCtacacacagacagaaaataacgggggaggagggagggggacgGACGGACAGACACGGACACAGCAACTACAGTAAAACTTGCTCTAACTTTTGAGGATTCATTTATTTGGTtgtaaaagaaagcaactgTGATAACATTGCACAGGCTAGTTTGGTATGGGTTTTTATAATCGTCTTCTTCCTGGATTGAAAAAAAGGCTAAGCAGCACTGCTTTAATATATTTGGGCTAATTTCATGCCCAGTGTTTCTAAGAGTCTAGGACTTACACTTGTTTCTGTGTCATC encodes the following:
- the PLAGL1 gene encoding zinc finger protein PLAGL1, which translates into the protein MSTDLLWCEDCGKSLIGECKLHGPLIRAKDRVIPSRARLTLPHYLTLRVLELRAGNQQILGVFAKKVIQKRTQFGPYVGQLSTKLTRYDESRLVLQVLKDGGKYFLDTPNEDCGNWMMFVRLARNQEEQTLVAYQHCGEVYFTTVKPIEPHTELKVWYAADYAKFMEASAVFIKEESDVCPLPPVAKEPVDPWICSSCRSTFATFALLESHQCIHKDRVLTTRFRPPNKLGPVKAKSKLKGKLRGAALGKSIAQCFGTISCSSAAKLSCASSGSTCDGLVRFIPKWRNGRSSLLKGREVKKPDSYPCQLCGKIFDSIDKLTVHTYAHKGERPYKCSQHGCTKAFISKYKLLRHSATHSPQKSHQCGYCEKTFHRKDHLKNHLQTHDPNKMAFKCEECGKKYNTKLGYKRHLALHAATSGDLTCRVCAQEFGGTEVLLEHLKSHAGKPTGNTKEKKHKCDHCERHFYTRKDVRRHMVVHTGCKDFLCQFCAQRFGRKDHLTRHTRKTHPQELLKSRLQNGDSMGLLDQLFPFRLKEDTSILSPFPERVSVQNGILNSSESEEYNCSHLHSQPSLQTALPLEPSPHLQRMGCADSLPAVHPTPCSTAIPANLNLHQPNKYDLSSTSFAAGSLKNLPIKVDVKGYNVHLLEDLPLPEPQSLHKISLEEASSGPVGDTNRYPVHKETEAAAETTSLPFMDLTHVMSFWQLPPGDNQNTTGDITMAFGPEEPSHRLNGLGQQQGLQLATGGMAINQLHHLPRSFPSTTNSVTLPHFHHAFK